One Setaria viridis chromosome 3, Setaria_viridis_v4.0, whole genome shotgun sequence DNA window includes the following coding sequences:
- the LOC117848932 gene encoding protein ALTERED PHOSPHATE STARVATION RESPONSE 1 — MGCAQSRIENEEAVARCKERRQLMKAAVAARNAFAAAHSAYACSLRDTGAALSEFAHGEGVPPPPPPGEADEAAAAASSGAGHGGIGAAAAGVAGPSGASGPDGIMPPPPPLDSLPPPPPPLPDFSPSPAKIHRSISMPLPPSAGDKNPAMLHVDSIREEDEEAAEREEEEEDDGHLDDRRQRLRHRPPVPPPVSPPPPETPVTPQPPPPPPPPPPPSSEMKSGVDTWDYFFSMDEGMASIAPDDDEIMAGPEEEKYVPASPPRPPPSPPPPAAVPLSEEFEEEPRTPEMVAPPPSLPPKPPKNSSKKKKGKGKLKAAHHQHTESAPPVTLVGGGKAGKIVPEMPRVDLLRVLAEIDERFLKASESAGEVSKVLEANRMHYHSNFADNRGHIDHSARVMKIITWNRSFKGMQNGDEGKDDFENDEWETLATVVDKILAWEKKLYDEVKAGEIMKLEYQRKVALLNRQKKHNAAIEVLEKTKAAVTHLHTRYIVDMQSMDSTVSEIQHLRDNQLYPRLLDLADRMAKMWEDMHMHHANQLKTVLKLKSVDISDANIETSDYHHSHTRQLRDIVDKWITNFTDLMSYQKEYINALYGWLKLNLIPIESSLKEKVASPPRMQQPPIKAFLQAWNEHLTKLPDDLAKTAIVSFRAVLETILGVQDEELKQKEICEQTRREYARKARAFEDWYHKHSQRRAFDVDPETGEGTSHKDAVTEKKFAVESLKSKLDDEIESHNKLSKQVREKSLSILKAHLPELFRALADFSNASFDMYSKLRLMSLMQDQGNN; from the exons ATGGGGTGCGCGCAGTCGCGGATCGAGAACGAGGAGGCGGTGGCTCGCTgcaaggagcggcggcagcTGATGAAGGCGGCCGTCGCGGCGCGGAACGCCTTCGCGGCCGCGCACTCGGCCTACGCCTGCTCGCTCAGGGACACGGGCGCCGCGCTCTCCGAGTTCGCGCACGGGGAGGgcgtgcccccgccgccgccgccgggggaggcggacgaggcggcggcggcggcatcctccGGCGCCGGGCACGGCGGGATcggcgcggctgcggcgggagTGGCGGGTCCCTCCGGAGCGTCGGGGCCCGACGGGATaatgccgcccccgccgccgctcgactcgttgccaccgccgccgccgccgctgccggatttctcgccgtcgccggcgaagatCCACCGCTCCATCAGCATGCCCCTGCCGCCTTCTGCCGGCGATAAGAATCCCGCCATGCTCCATGTCGACTCCATtagggaggaggacgaggaggcggcggagagggaggaggaggaggaggacgacggccaCCTCGATGACCGGCGGCAGCGTTTGCGTCAccgcccgccggtgccgccgcccgtgtcgccgccgccgccggagacgccGGTGACTCCtcagcctccgccgcctcctcctcctcctcccccgccctcGTCGGAGATGAAGTCCGGAGTTGACACTTGGGACTATTTCTTCTCCATGGACGAGGGGATGGCCTCCATCGCCCCCGATGACGACGAGATCATGGCTGGGCCGGAAGAGGAGAAGTACGTCCCGGCATCGCCACCGCgcccgcctccctctcctcctccgccggcggcggtgccacTGTCGGAGGAGTTTGAGGAGGAGCCGCGGACGCCGGAGATGGtcgcgccgcctccgtcgctGCCACCGAAGCCCCCGAAGAATTcgtccaagaagaagaaggggaaggggaagctTAAGGCAGCGCACCACCAGCACACAGAGTCGGCGCCGCCGGTCACGCTGGTTGGCGGTGGTAAGGCAGGGAAGATAGTCCCCGAAATGCCGCGTGTGGACCTCCTCCGGGTGCTCGCGGAAATCGACGAGAGGTTCTTGAAGGCGTCGGAGAGCGCCGGTGAGGTATCCAAGGTGCTGGAGGCCAACAGGATGCATTACCACTCCAATTTTGCCGACAACCGAG GGCATATTGATCATTCTGCGAGAGTCATGAAAATAATTACATGGAATAGATCCTTCAAAGGCATGCAAAATGGTGATGAAGGGAAGGATGACTTTGAAAATGATGAATGGGAGACCTTGGCAACTGTGGTAGATAAAATCTTAGCATGGGAGAAAAAGCTCTATGATGAAGTGAAG GCTGGTGAGATTATGAAGCTTGAGTATCAGAGGAAGGTTGCTTTGTTAAATAGACAAAAGAAACACAATGCTGCCATTGAGGTTCTGGAGAAAACGAAAGCTGCTGTAACCCACTTGCATACAAGATACATAGTTGATATGCAATCAATGGATTCAACTGTGTCAGAAATTCAGCATCTCCGTGACAATCAACTTTACCCAAGATTATTGGACCTTGCTGACAG GATGGCAAAAATGTGGGAGGACATGCACATGCATCACGCTAACCAGCTGAAAACTGTGCTAAAGCTGAAGTCAGTTGACATTTCTGATGCCAATATTGAAACAAGTGATTATCACCACAGCCACACGCGCCAGCTGCGTGATATTGTAGATAAGTGGATCACAAACTTTACTGACCTCATGAGTTATCAAAAGGAATACATCAATGCTCTGTATGGCTGGTTGAAGCTGAACCTGATACCCATTGAGAGCAGCTTGAAGGAGAAAGTAGCATCACCACCCAGGATGCAGCAACCTCCTATCAAAGCCTTTCTTCAGGCCTGGAATGAGCACCTAACCAAGCTGCCTGATGATCTAGCCAAGACAGCCATTGTCAGTTTCCGAGCAGTCTTGGAGACTATATTAGGCGTTCAAGACGAGGAGTTGAAACAGAAGGAGATCTGCGAGCAGACTCGCAGGGAATATGCGCGGAAGGCCCGGGCTTTTGAGGACTGGTACCACAAGCACTCACAGCGCAGAGCGTTTGACGTTGATCCAGAGACCGGCGAGGGAACAAGCCACAAGGATGCAGTCACAGAGAAGAAATTCGCGGTGGAGAGCTTGAAGAGCAAGCTCGATGATGAGATTGAATCCCACAATAAGCTGTCGAAGCAAGTCAGGGAGAAGTCCCTGTCAATCCTGAAGGCACACCTGCCAGAGCTGTTCCGCGCCCTGGCTGACTTCTCCAATGCTTCTTTTGATATGTACTCGAAGCTGAGGCTTATGTCCTTGATGCAGGATCAGGGCAACAACTAG